A single Natranaerobius thermophilus JW/NM-WN-LF DNA region contains:
- the dnaN gene encoding DNA polymerase III subunit beta produces MKIIFQKDELTEALQATQRGISNKNTIPHLNGFFIQTHSDNTLSIITYDLEMGINYYLSTEILEQGSVVVPTKFFDIIKKLPEDQITFSVDQENYLITIESGQVYYEIKGLDPEEYPKLPEIEEGKSFSIPEILLKKMIHQTSFAVSKEETKPAFTGVLCKFDSDNKLDMVATDSYRLAWRKGKISNDSQISGEYIIPQKAIGQVQRIISEEDKLINLYLANGYFLCETEKVRLFSKLIDEEFPNLDQVIPKNYQTKVMIDRKFLQDSMERASLLASEGANNIVKLNISEENMEITSNSPHTGKLKEDLQLYKEGDNISIALNARFIIEVLKVIEEDQVELEFTGSYSPMIIRPRENDQYFHLILPVRAF; encoded by the coding sequence ATGAAAATCATTTTTCAAAAAGATGAACTTACTGAAGCTTTGCAAGCAACGCAAAGAGGTATTTCAAATAAAAATACAATTCCCCATTTAAATGGCTTTTTTATTCAGACCCATAGCGATAATACTCTCTCTATCATTACGTATGACTTAGAAATGGGTATAAACTACTATTTATCAACAGAAATTTTAGAACAAGGTTCCGTTGTTGTACCTACTAAGTTTTTTGATATAATAAAAAAGCTGCCGGAAGATCAAATTACTTTTAGTGTTGATCAGGAAAATTATTTAATCACTATTGAAAGCGGACAAGTTTACTATGAAATCAAAGGTCTTGATCCTGAAGAATACCCCAAATTACCAGAAATTGAAGAAGGGAAATCTTTTTCTATTCCGGAAATCTTATTGAAAAAAATGATTCATCAAACCAGTTTTGCAGTTAGCAAAGAAGAGACTAAACCTGCATTTACAGGAGTTCTTTGTAAATTTGATTCAGATAATAAACTTGATATGGTTGCAACTGATAGTTATAGATTAGCTTGGAGAAAAGGTAAAATTTCTAATGATAGTCAAATATCAGGAGAGTATATAATACCGCAGAAAGCTATTGGTCAAGTACAGAGAATTATAAGCGAAGAGGATAAATTAATTAACTTGTATTTAGCAAACGGATATTTCTTGTGTGAAACTGAAAAAGTAAGGCTATTTAGTAAGTTAATTGACGAGGAATTTCCCAATCTGGATCAAGTAATACCAAAAAATTATCAAACCAAAGTAATGATTGACAGAAAATTCCTGCAAGATTCTATGGAAAGAGCTTCTCTTTTAGCCAGTGAAGGTGCAAATAACATTGTTAAATTAAACATTTCAGAAGAAAATATGGAAATTACATCTAATTCCCCTCATACGGGTAAATTAAAAGAAGATTTACAATTATATAAAGAAGGAGATAACATAAGTATCGCCCTTAATGCCCGATTTATCATTGAAGTTTTAAAGGTCATTGAAGAAGATCAAGTAGAATTAGAATTTACTGGCTCTTACAGCCCTATGATCATCCGTCCTAGGGAAAATGATCAGTACTTTCATCTCATACTGCCAGTAAGAGCTTTTTAA
- the yaaA gene encoding S4 domain-containing protein YaaA, translating into MSKRKVEINSEYITLGQLLKYVNIVATGGEVKHFLKEEDIEVNGEKTEQRGKKLYPGDIVNLKDQEEIIEITK; encoded by the coding sequence ATGAGTAAGCGTAAAGTTGAGATTAATAGTGAATATATCACCTTAGGGCAATTGTTGAAGTATGTAAACATTGTTGCTACCGGTGGAGAAGTTAAACATTTTTTGAAAGAAGAAGATATTGAAGTAAATGGAGAAAAAACAGAACAAAGAGGAAAAAAGTTATATCCAGGGGATATTGTTAACTTAAAAGACCAAGAGGAAATCATTGAAATAACTAAATGA
- the recF gene encoding DNA replication/repair protein RecF (All proteins in this family for which functions are known are DNA-binding proteins that assist the filamentation of RecA onto DNA for the initiation of recombination or recombinational repair.) codes for MKLTELCLKNFRNYSNLKLNFKKPIILFFGANAQGKTNLLEAIYYLATGKSHRAQKEKELIRWETSGFYLKGELEKEQAQYTLEIITNYQNGKNKNLKVNNLSQTNTRNFLKTMNVVIFSPEDLMLVKGTPDNRRRFIDQEITQVDPSYDFYLKNYFKALRQRNKLLKTYQDKNTLAQHLPPWNQQLVHYGSKIILKREEVIHKIRLLARLIYRKITNQTENLELDYSPSLEFEDCKFREQLSGEKLAHKFLNTLNENLQSDIEKRTTSIGPHRDDLIFKINNKDARQFGSQGQQRTTVLALKMAELEMIKGEKGEFPILLLDDVLSELDDNRKKHLLNLTEGRVQTFVTSTSMEDFNGDVDIKAKSQVFRIDNGEAVKLNAGNQE; via the coding sequence TTGAAATTAACAGAATTGTGTCTTAAAAATTTTCGCAATTACTCTAATCTAAAACTGAATTTTAAAAAGCCGATTATATTGTTTTTTGGTGCTAATGCCCAAGGTAAAACAAACTTACTTGAAGCTATATATTATCTGGCTACAGGTAAATCCCATAGAGCTCAAAAAGAAAAAGAATTAATCCGCTGGGAAACCAGCGGATTTTACCTAAAAGGAGAATTAGAAAAGGAACAAGCCCAATACACTTTAGAAATAATTACAAACTATCAGAATGGGAAAAATAAAAATTTGAAAGTTAATAATTTATCCCAAACCAATACAAGAAATTTCTTAAAAACCATGAATGTAGTTATTTTTAGTCCCGAAGATTTAATGCTTGTTAAAGGGACCCCAGATAATAGGAGAAGATTTATTGATCAAGAAATAACTCAGGTGGATCCCAGTTATGACTTCTATTTGAAAAATTATTTTAAAGCTTTGAGACAGAGAAATAAACTATTGAAAACTTATCAAGATAAAAACACCTTGGCACAACATTTACCTCCTTGGAATCAACAGTTAGTCCATTATGGTTCTAAAATTATACTAAAAAGAGAAGAAGTTATTCATAAAATAAGATTGCTTGCCAGGTTAATTTATCGCAAAATAACAAATCAAACTGAAAATTTAGAGCTAGATTACTCCCCTTCATTGGAATTTGAAGATTGCAAGTTTAGAGAACAGCTTTCGGGAGAAAAATTAGCCCATAAATTTTTAAATACTTTAAACGAAAATCTACAAAGTGATATTGAGAAAAGAACAACTTCCATTGGACCTCACAGGGATGATTTAATTTTTAAAATAAATAATAAAGATGCCAGGCAGTTTGGTTCCCAAGGACAACAACGTACTACGGTTTTGGCTCTTAAAATGGCGGAATTAGAAATGATTAAAGGAGAGAAGGGTGAATTCCCTATTTTACTATTAGACGATGTTTTGAGTGAATTAGATGACAATAGAAAAAAACATCTGTTAAATTTAACAGAAGGACGAGTGCAAACATTCGTAACTAGCACTTCTATGGAAGATTTCAATGGTGACGTGGATATTAAAGCTAAATCCCAGGTTTTTCGAATTGATAACGGTGAGGCGGTGAAATTAAATGCAGGGAATCAGGAATGA
- a CDS encoding DUF721 domain-containing protein — MQGIRNDLKKFLAKSGLLKKFYQEKAMNYWVDVVGEEIATNCQPKVFQGKKMIVVCSNSIWIQELSMRKKNLIKKLNEKVGKTVVTDIKFVTGQIPNNSGLNLTRGRSKYKEIPLETKEKDWVEKTTSEIEDENLQKKLAKLMEQDLKYKKGKKSQGYSECDKCGKLTNNKGICQDCIEENERKKLNTLIRILKDSPWLNYNELQEEIPSDMEITRRDYNRAKNQFYQRVKDELFKAKQVFKYNQTQKNYDWLKDLLQQYVLIITEEKPEEIDDKTWETAVGALGKEYLELANKKLGKDG; from the coding sequence ATGCAGGGAATCAGGAATGATTTAAAAAAATTCCTTGCTAAAAGTGGTTTATTAAAGAAATTTTATCAAGAAAAAGCTATGAATTATTGGGTAGATGTCGTAGGTGAAGAAATTGCTACCAATTGTCAACCAAAAGTTTTTCAAGGTAAGAAAATGATAGTAGTATGTAGCAATTCTATTTGGATTCAAGAATTGTCCATGAGAAAGAAAAACTTAATTAAAAAACTCAATGAAAAAGTAGGTAAAACAGTAGTTACAGATATTAAATTTGTTACGGGACAGATCCCTAATAATTCAGGTTTAAATTTAACTAGGGGACGATCAAAATATAAAGAAATTCCCTTGGAAACCAAGGAAAAAGATTGGGTTGAAAAAACTACATCGGAAATTGAAGACGAAAATTTACAGAAAAAGTTAGCAAAACTCATGGAGCAAGATTTAAAATATAAAAAAGGAAAAAAATCGCAAGGTTATTCTGAATGTGATAAATGTGGGAAATTAACTAACAATAAAGGTATTTGCCAAGATTGCATAGAAGAGAACGAACGGAAAAAGTTGAATACTTTAATAAGGATTTTGAAGGATTCCCCTTGGTTAAATTACAATGAATTACAAGAAGAAATCCCTTCTGATATGGAGATAACAAGAAGGGATTACAATCGAGCTAAAAATCAATTTTATCAACGTGTTAAAGATGAACTGTTTAAAGCGAAACAAGTTTTTAAATATAATCAAACTCAAAAAAATTACGATTGGCTTAAAGACCTTTTACAGCAATATGTTTTGATTATAACTGAAGAAAAGCCTGAGGAAATTGATGATAAAACTTGGGAAACCGCAGTTGGAGCTCTTGGGAAAGAATATCTAGAGCTTGCTAATAAAAAACTGGGAAAGGATGGCTGA
- the remB gene encoding extracellular matrix regulator RemB: protein MFVHIGDNIVLPIKEIVGIFDISVLEDKATRDFLKISEEEGFVKNNKYDNRERSFVLTGQNIYFSPITSVTLKKRIEKIYNQQDGDLFEQEEEDEIDNT from the coding sequence ATGTTTGTTCACATCGGTGACAATATTGTTCTTCCAATCAAAGAAATTGTAGGTATATTTGATATATCTGTTTTAGAAGATAAAGCAACTAGGGATTTTTTAAAGATCTCTGAAGAAGAAGGATTTGTTAAAAATAATAAGTATGATAATCGGGAACGTAGTTTTGTTTTGACAGGACAAAATATTTATTTTTCTCCTATTACTTCTGTCACTTTAAAAAAGAGGATTGAGAAAATTTATAATCAACAAGATGGCGACTTATTTGAACAGGAAGAAGAGGATGAAATAGATAATACTTAA
- the gyrB gene encoding DNA topoisomerase (ATP-hydrolyzing) subunit B gives MEENKFVNEQNYDESQIQVLEGLEAVRKRPGMYIGSTDERGLHHLVHEVVDNSIDEAMAGYCDDIRIKLEPGNKVRVTDNGRGIPVKDHPKIKKPTLEVIMTYLHAGGKFSNDSYKVSGGLHGVGISVVNGLSKWIRVKVYRDGKVYQQEYEKGYPKTEIKEIGESDKRGTEIIFLPDEEIFETVEFDYQVLRNRLQQLAFLNRGVSITISDEREDEFKEEHFKYEGGIKSFVEYLNENKTTLFTPPVYIEGEQEGCKLEVAIQYNDGYQEMIHSYANNINTHEGGTHESGFKISLTRTVNDYARRHNLLKNGDKNLTGEDIREGITAIISVKVEDPQFEGQTKTKLGNSEVRRIVEGIVSEHLESYLEENPAVGKKIVNKAINASRAREAARKAKELTRRKNALEVTALPGKLADCTTKDASKSELYLVEGDSAGGSAKQGRDREFQAILPLRGKILNVEKARFDKILANEEIKTIITAIGTGIGEEFDISKARYQRIIIMTDADVDGAHIRTLLLTFFYRYMRPLIEHGYVYIAQPPLYMVKKKGKHYYTFNDHELDNLLEEIGKEGISLQRYKGLGEMNPTQLWETTMNPESRTVLNVNLQDAIEADKIFTVLMGEKVSPRRKFIEENARDVRNLDV, from the coding sequence ATGGAAGAAAACAAGTTTGTTAACGAGCAAAATTATGATGAAAGCCAAATACAAGTCCTTGAAGGTTTAGAGGCCGTTAGAAAAAGGCCAGGAATGTATATAGGTTCGACCGATGAGCGAGGTTTGCATCACTTGGTTCATGAAGTTGTAGATAACAGTATAGATGAGGCTATGGCAGGTTATTGCGATGATATAAGAATTAAATTAGAGCCAGGTAACAAAGTCCGAGTTACTGACAATGGTCGAGGAATACCTGTAAAAGATCACCCCAAGATTAAAAAACCAACTTTAGAAGTAATTATGACTTATCTACACGCAGGCGGTAAGTTTTCAAATGACAGCTATAAAGTATCTGGTGGACTTCACGGTGTAGGTATATCTGTGGTAAATGGTTTATCAAAGTGGATAAGAGTTAAAGTTTATCGTGATGGTAAAGTCTATCAACAAGAGTATGAAAAAGGTTATCCCAAAACGGAAATTAAAGAAATAGGAGAGTCGGACAAGCGCGGAACAGAAATCATTTTTCTACCTGATGAAGAAATTTTCGAGACAGTTGAATTTGACTATCAAGTGCTTAGAAATAGATTACAGCAATTAGCTTTTTTAAATAGAGGAGTTTCAATTACTATTAGCGATGAAAGAGAAGATGAATTTAAAGAAGAACATTTTAAATATGAGGGTGGTATTAAGTCCTTTGTAGAATATTTAAACGAAAATAAAACAACTCTATTTACTCCACCAGTTTATATTGAAGGCGAACAAGAAGGGTGTAAATTAGAAGTAGCAATTCAATATAATGACGGCTATCAAGAAATGATTCATTCCTACGCAAATAATATAAATACTCATGAGGGAGGTACTCATGAATCAGGCTTTAAAATTAGCCTAACCAGAACGGTTAATGATTACGCACGCCGACATAATCTGCTCAAAAACGGAGACAAAAACTTAACAGGTGAAGATATTAGAGAAGGTATCACTGCTATTATAAGTGTTAAAGTGGAAGATCCTCAATTTGAAGGACAAACAAAAACTAAACTGGGAAATAGTGAAGTGAGAAGGATTGTCGAAGGTATTGTTTCGGAACATCTGGAAAGTTATTTAGAAGAAAATCCTGCAGTAGGTAAAAAAATAGTTAATAAAGCAATTAATGCTTCACGAGCTAGAGAAGCAGCTAGAAAAGCAAAAGAGTTGACCAGAAGAAAAAATGCCTTAGAGGTAACTGCTCTTCCAGGTAAATTGGCCGATTGTACTACAAAGGATGCTTCAAAAAGTGAATTGTATTTAGTCGAGGGTGATTCAGCTGGTGGCTCGGCTAAACAAGGACGTGATAGAGAGTTTCAAGCTATCTTACCACTTAGGGGTAAGATTTTAAATGTAGAAAAAGCAAGATTTGATAAAATCCTGGCAAATGAAGAGATTAAAACTATTATTACAGCTATTGGAACTGGAATAGGTGAAGAATTTGATATCTCCAAGGCCAGATATCAACGAATAATAATTATGACAGATGCCGATGTTGACGGTGCTCATATCAGAACTTTACTATTAACTTTCTTCTACAGATATATGAGGCCTTTAATTGAACACGGTTACGTTTATATAGCTCAACCGCCATTATATATGGTTAAGAAGAAGGGTAAACATTACTACACTTTTAATGATCATGAACTAGATAATTTATTAGAGGAAATAGGGAAAGAAGGTATTAGTCTTCAAAGATATAAAGGTCTAGGGGAAATGAATCCTACTCAACTTTGGGAAACAACTATGAATCCAGAAAGTAGAACTGTTTTAAATGTGAATCTACAAGACGCCATTGAAGCCGATAAAATATTTACGGTTCTCATGGGTGAGAAGGTCAGTCCTCGACGTAAATTTATCGAAGAAAATGCCCGAGATGTGAGAAATTTGGATGTTTAA